The DNA sequence caacttacaagcaCTTTACTTTTTGATAATGAATAGAATTATGTCATACCATCTGTCTAGCACTATTGATTTGTTATGTGACTTTGCTACGAAATTTCCTAACCCGTGATTCACAATTTCATTATGGAAATCGGGTTGGTGCAGTGCTAGGGTACTATTGTACCTCTAGAATCAGGGTTGCTTCACTGAAAGTATGTAACAAACTCTGAATTCTACAATATCTATGCAGTTTTTGGTAAGTAATTGTACCTCGTCAATCTCATTATCTGCCTGTTAGCCCATATTTTTGATGAGCTAAAATATGCTCTAAATACGCATTAGATGTCGTCTTGAATTTCGAAGCGTATTAAAGAGTAAGAGTCTTGTCAGATCCTGTTCGAatcgaaaagaaagaagagtttATTGAAAGGGATTCACGGGATCAAAGAAGTATTTATGAAGTATAAGGCTAAGACAAGAAAGAGGGCTTCGAACCATTGGGCGATTCGAACTGGTGTATGGTCGAGTCGAAGTCAAGGCAGCAAGATTTCTGGACTTAGCACAATTTCTGACAAAACTTCACAAAATCAGTTCGACTTCGAGCAATGTGGATAACCGTTCTAAAGAGCAGTTATATGCATGCAAGGTGTACGTAGCAGGACACTTGGCATTAGGATAATGTTCGACCGTTAGGACAGTTTATTTTCgaatgtctatatatagcaGTTTTTAGTCAGATTTCGAGGTCGCAAATCATTTATACAAATCCTTATACACTCAAAGTACCCAGCGCAGAGAGAAACGAGTACGCAAGGAGAATGTATGTTTGTGGACCATTTTAAGTTCCTGTAAACTTTACATTTCGAATGCAATGCAATTTACGTTTCACTTTATAATTCCTGtcttttaaatggttcattcgatcgaatgaactCGTTGAGCCTTTTAATTCTGCAATTTATCTTCCCTTGTCAAGTTACTTTCAGCATTTCGATTCTGTCAAAGAATTTTCCTTTCTGCAAATTTCGAACCAATGAATGTTTGTTGCAATGATGAACATTAAAGGCTTTACGTTTAAAGCGAACACACAAATGGCATGCTCCTGAGATTCACTAGTTGATCTCGCAAGCAATTAACTTAGACTAGCGATTGTTTACCAAATTTCAGCGTAAACAAATTGGCACGCCCGGTGGGACCGGTCAATTGtgtgttttggttttaaattattattaaagttttgTTTAGTGCAGTTGGTTTATTGCAttcttaattgttttgattttgtatgcatttaagaagtgGGAAATCTGTTCCACACTTAACAGAATTCAAAACTCGTGCAAGGATGGCTAGACCACCCCCAAGTAATCGAAACAATGACCTTCCAAATATGGAGGGGCAACCAACGCAGACATCTGTCAGTAATGCCAATATAAATTCTGGCATAGGAGCAATTCCTGACCAAACTGTTGGCACGATAAGTTCGACCGCTTCGACGGTTATGAATCAGACAGGGGTAACTTCTCCCATGACCAACATGACGTTGGCAAGTTCGACCACGTCAGCGTCTGCTTTTGCCCCATGGAATAACCCTAGTTTAGGGAATCCCAGTGGAAGTCCCTTTCGACCGCCTCAAAACCCTCTATATGGCATGCCTACATCTTTGATGGCAGGGTTGCAAAACTCTCAACCAAATATAGAGAATCTTAATATGTCCTCTCCATCAGGATCTGTAGCGGGCAATCAGGGTAGGGTAATTcctcaacatttaaccaatacatCCGTTTTGTCACTCAGACAACAAATGGATGAAAGTAACCATGATATGGTTAACATGTtaacacaacaaataggaaCTGTTATTAACCCcttaattcaaaatacaaatgaCAGTTACCAAATGTTAACAAATCAAATAAGTCGAATTGCTGACTTTTTTGGGGCACCACCCATACAGCAACCACCAATTCGACAGATCCAAATACAGGCGCCTGTCCAAGAGATACAGATGCCTAACAATCCAGGGATGCAAATGACTCAAGCACCACAACCATTGGCACGCATAGAGCCACCAGCCCAACAGGTCGAACCAAACCCTGGTATAGTATTGGTAAATAGGAACCAAAATGCTGATGAAGTAATAGGGAATATTCAACAAAACCGTTTCGATAGGCAGAATAACCTGGCCCAAATGGTCGAAACGATTTTGGTGCAGAATGGTTTGAACTTAGGCTTACACAGGCCTAATTTTGTGTCTCCATTATCTGAGTATGTGTTACAGACagaattaccaaggggtgtgaaAATCCCTAAGTTTACTAAGTTTGCAGGAGAGACAAATGAGTCCACTGTCGAACACATTGCTAGATATTTGGTCGAGGCAGGGGATTTggctaataatgaaaatttaagaatgaaatttttccCTAATTCCCTGACTAAAAATGCTTTTACATGGTTTACAACCCTTCCTCCTCATTCCATACATAATTGGAACCAATTGGAAAGGATTTTCCATGAGCAATTTTATATGGGACAGTCTAAGATCAGCCTTAAAGAGTTAGCCAGCGTTCGACGCAAGGCACCCGAATCAATTGATGATTATTTGAACAGATTCAGACTCTTAAAGGCAAGGTGTTTCACCCAAGTCCCTGAACATGAATTAGTCGAAATGGCTGCTGGTGGCCTAGACTATTCGATTAGAAAGAAATTAGATACCCAGTATTTAAGGGATATGGCTCAATTGGCTGATAGAGTTCGACAACTCGAACGATTGAAGGCTGAAAAGGCTAGAAATTCTAAATTCCACAAGAAGGAAAAGGTTGCATATGTCGAAACCAATGACAGTGACCAGGAGTTCGATATTATTTATGAAGATATCGAAGACAATGAGGTTGATTTAGCAGAATTAAAACCTGGACCTCCTTATGTTTGTAAACTCCTTAGACCTTCCAATGGAAAAAACCCTGTTGAacctaaaaatgataaatttgtgtctaaaacttatacatttgacataactaaatgtgatgaaatatttgatttattagtcACAGATGGCCAGATTGTTGTTCCTAAGGGCTTGAAAGTACCCCCAATCgaacaacaaaagaaaaggggttattgtaaatttcataatttccttGGCCATAAAACCTCACGTTGTGttcttttcagggatttggttcAAAAGGCTCTCGACGAAGGGAGGCTCAAATTTGGTGAGAAACCAAAGGTTGTTCAGGCAAATGCTGAAACATCCAAAGCTGCTGAAACTCTCTATGCAGAACCCCAAGAAATAATGATGGTCGAAACAATGGAGTTGTCTCAGGTGCAAGTTCAGGGCATATCTGAAGAGGATTACAACGAACAAATGAAGGTGGTGTATCCTCAGGCTGAGGAGGATTTAATTGATTTCTTGAACAGATGCAAACTCGAAAACAAGATTGTGATGCTCTGCCCTCGCTGCAGTGCAGTATGTGATAGGGAGGCTACTGAGGGCCTCAAAAAATACCAAGTTGTTAACAAGGGGGCAATGCAGAATCAACGTTTCGATAAAGGCAAAAGAGTTATGGTGCAGTCGAACACTAATCAGAAGTCTGGTCGAAGGAATACTTTCGCTCCTCCTGATTCAGTTCCGGTCGAAAAATGGATGCACCAGGGACTCATAAGGTTCAACAAAGGGGCCATGGAAGTAGGTGGTTCGAGTGGAACGAAGCAAATTGGCCCACAGGAGGCTAATAGATACTCTTATAGGAACAATTACAGAGGAAAGAATCCTATGACGAGGACCCAATGGCGTAGGTTCCAGCGTCAGAAGAAATTGGCCCAACAGAATCTGCAGACGGGCCAGTATAAAGAAGTATCTAGGAGGCCAGTAAAAGAGAGACTCCTGCCTCCAGTGGATGAAGATAAGATGGAGGATGAGGATCTACTGGATTCTGAACCAGACTTTGATGTCATTTGTGTGGTATCTATCTTGCCATCTGAATATGATGTCCAGTCTGAAGTTACTGAGATCGAAAGCGAGTTCGATCATTTTGATATGGCTGACCCAAAGCCAGTATGTTACTATGTTATGAATAATGGCTGTGTGGAAGAGCAATTAGCTTATTTCGAAAAGCCAGATTTTCAGATGAAAAGTCATCTCAAACCTCTTTTCATCAGGGCAAAGGTTGAGAATATTGGGATCAACAAAGTGCTCATAGATGGAGGAGCGGCGGTCAACTTAATGCCTCGATCTATGCTCTACAAGATCGGGAAACATGACACTGATCTATCTGCTCACAACATTGTGCTCTCTAATTATGAGGGCAAAACTGGCTATTCATTGGGAGCCATTCAAGTAGATGTTGCTGTAGGCAGTATAGTTCGACCAACTCTGTTCCTGGTGATACAGTCTAAGGCTAATTTTAACTtgctattaggaagggaatgGATTCATGGAGTTGGGGCTGTGCCATCTACCCTCCACCAGAAACTCATTATTTGGAGGGAGGATGGGATTGTTGAAAATATAGAGGCAGATCAAAGCTTCTATAAGTCAGAGGTTGATAATGTTACTGCACAAACCTTTGACAAAAAGTTGGCTAACATAGCACCTTGTGGTGACAAGGAGGCTGTTGTCGAATCAAGTGACAATGTTATCCACTCTGTCAAACTCCATCCTACCTATGGGTTTATATGGGAGAGGGAGGAAATTGATATTGTTCCCTCTGAGGATGGAGTCATTCCACCAACTGGGTGGAATATACATGAAGATTAATATGACTGAGGCCACTGCATGGGCCAGAATTACGGCTTATATGGCcgaaaataaactaaatacgGCCTTTGaggctgaatctcaacaaaaTATGGCAGTTGAAGCCAGGATCGAAGatcatgaaaacaaagaaacaaaggatCGAAGACTGGATTGTATTTATGATGATGAGCCGctgggttttgagaaaaatcccatAAGTGAGGTGCCAAAGATGTAGGCTCAAGATCCTTTGGAGGAAATCGACATTGGAGATGGCTCGATAAAAAGGCCAACCTATATCAGTGCCAATATCACCTCAAGTCTAAAAGAAAAGCTGGTGCCTCTTCTTAGAGAATTTAAAGACTGTTTTGCTTGGGATTACCACGAAATGCCTGGGTTAAGCAGAGAAATGGTCGAAATGAAATTACCTATTAAGGAAGGAAAAAGACCAGTAAAACAACTACCAAGAAGATTCGCACCAGAAATCATGTCCAAAATTAAGGAAGAGATCGAAAGGCTGCTGAGGTGTAAATTCATCAGGTCTGCCAGGTATGTCGAATGGTTAGCAAATATAGTCCCTGTCATTAAAAAGAATGGAACTCTAAGAGTATGCATAGATTTTAGGGATTTAAACAATGCTACACCTAAAGATGAATATGCTATGCCAGTAGCAGAAATGTTGGTAGATTCAGCAGCTGGTTTCGAATTTTTAAGCATGTTAGATGGTTATTCTGGTTATAACCAAATATTTATTGCTGAAAATGATGTGTCAAAAACAGCATTTCGATGCCCTGGTGCTTTAGGCACTTATGAATGGGTGGTTATGCCCTTTGggttgaaaaatgctggggccacTTATCAAAGGGCCATGAATTCCatgtttcatgattttattgacACATTTATGCAAGtttatattgatgatataatcatCAAATCCTCTTCAGAAGATAGCCATTTGGATTACCTTAGGCAATCTTTCGAACGAATGAGGAAACATGGATTAAAAATGAATCCATTAAAGTGTGCTTTTTGTGTGCGTGCAGGAGATTTCCTTGGTTTTGTGGTGCATAAAAAAGGCATTGAGATAAATCAAAACAAGACAAAGGCTATTCTTGAGACGAAGCCTCCTTCGACTAAAAAACAGCTTCAGTCTTTGCTAGGAAAAATCAACTTCTTGAAGCGATTCATTTCGAATCTAAGTGGCAAAGCTCAAATTTTTTCGCCATTACTTCGACTCAAGAAAGATGAACCATTCAAATGGAATGAAGAGCATCAAAAGGCTTTCgatgaaattaaagaatatcTGATCAAGCCTCCCGTGTTAATGCCTCCTAGTCGAAACAAGACTATGAAGTTGTATATTGCTGCGTCTGACAAGACCATTGGTAGCATGTTGGCTCAGGAAGATGATGATGGCGTAGAGCATGCAATTTATTATCTTAGTCGTGTACTAAATGATGCAGAAACTAGATATACTGCCATAGAAAAACTTTGTCTTTGTTTGTATTTCTCTTGTGCAAAACTTAAGCAATATATAAAGCCTGTTGATGTTTATGTGTATTctcattatgatattattaagcaCATGTTGTCAAAACCTATTTTACACAGTAGAATTGGAAAATGGGCTTTAGCATTAACAGAATATTCTTTAACGTACAAGCCTTTGAAATCTGTTAAGGGTCAAATTGTGGCAGATTTTATTGTAGATCACTCAGTAATCGAGATGCCGCAAGACTATGTCGATACAGAGCCTTGGATTTTGTATTTCGATGGATCGAAACACAAACATGGAACTGGAATTGGAGTTTTAATAATATCCCCCAATAAAGTTCCAACTAagttcaaatataaaatcaaagggCTTTGTTCTAATAATGAGGCTGAGTATGAAGCTCTAATTACAGgccttgaaattttaattagccTGGGGGCAAGAAATGTTAACATAAGGGGTGATTCAGAATTAGTGTTGAGGCAATTAACACAAGAATACAAATGTGTTAATGAACACTTAGCGAAATATTTTGTTATAGCAAGTTCTCTTCTGAATCATTTCGATTATATTAACATTGAGCATATACCTCGACAAgaaaaccaagaagcaaatgattTAGCCCAAATAGCTTCAGGGTACAAAATGTCGAAGGAAAAGTTAACTCAGTTGAtcgaaataaaagataaactgGTGTTACCAGAGCCATTAAGCACTAAATTGCCAATGCCAAAACTTGTGGGGGCAAGTATACCACAAaataatgaagatgaaagcatgAATGATCTCcaggaaaaaattcaaattttggccATTGACAATATGTTAGATAATGATTGGAGAAAGTCCATTATTGAATATTTGGAAAATCCAATAGGCAATGTGGCTCGAAAGATCAAATATAGGGCTTTAAATTACGTGATTATGGGAAATGATTTGTTTAAAAAGACTGCAGAAGGAGTGTTGCTGAAATGTCTAAGTGAATCAGAAGCATACTTGGCAGTTTCCCATGTTCACAGTGGGGCTTGTGGATCACATCAAGCAGGCCATAAAATGAAATGACTTTTATTTCGACAAGGTTTGTATTGGCCTTCGATGTTAAAAGACTGCATAGAATTTGCTAAAGGCTGTCAGGAATGCCAAAAGCATGCAGGGATACAGCATGTACCTGCTAATGAGTTACACTCCATAATCAAACCTTGGCCTTTCAGAGGATGGGCTTTGGACTTAATTGGTGAAATCAAGCCTGCTTCTTCTAAGAACCAGCGTTATATTATAGTTGGTATCGATTACTTTACAAAATGGATCGAAGCAGTCCCTTTGCCAAATGTTGATCAGGAAGCGGTAATTagtttcattcaaaattatatcatttatagGTTTGGTATTCCTGAAACAATTACCACTGATCAAGGTTCAGTTTTTACTGgacgaaaaatgaaagaatttgccCAAAAAACTGGCTTTCGATTATTAACCTCAACACCATATTACGCGCAAGCAAATGGTCAGgtcgaagcagccaataagattgtaattaacttgattaaaaaacacattGCCCAAAAGCCAAGAAATTGGAATAAAACGTTAGATCAAGTTCTATGGGCATGTAGAAATTCTCCTAAGGAATCAACTAATACTACCCCATTTCGACTGACTTATGGGCATGATGCTGTACTTCCGGTCGAAATACATTTGCAATCAGCCAGGGTACAAAAACAAATGGACATTCCAAtcgaccattattggaaaatgatGTCAGATGAGTTGGTTGATTTAGATGAGGAGAGATTAAGTGCATTAGAAGTTTTgactaaacaaaaagaaagagttgctaaagcttataataagaaagtgaagtcaaaaacttttaatattggAGATTTAGTTTGGAAGGTTATCCTGCCCATGGATAGTAAGGATCGAGCCTTGGGCAAATGGTCCCCAAATTGGGAAGGACCgtttaaaataattcagatcTATTCGAATGGTGCTTATGAGTTAGAGGAGCTAACCCCTCAGAAACGTACTTTGAGCATAAATGGtaagtatttgaaaaaatataaaccaataCTGCTCGAagttaaaataagcatagaatGAGAGAAATACTGGAAACATAAAAATGGCGATAACAGTAAATTGCCACAAAAGGGCCTGTGTCAGTATTACATCAAAAGTAGAATCGAAATACAGAATtcgaaataaagaaattataagtTCTACTAATGCATGACCAAGTCCTCATATAGTTTCTTCAAGGTGGCCATCTCTTTAGTTAAGACCTGGTCAGCACTCTCCATAACTCTCGCCTCATCTGCTACAGCTTGAGATGCGCTAAAGGCCTTCAGGCCTTCCTTCCCTTTTTTGGCAACCAGTTTCTGAATCGAATTAGCGGCCTTCTCCTGGAGTTCCTTGCGTTTGGCCTGCTCCGTCACAATTTTTTGCCTTAGATCATCGACCTGAGACAGCAAATCCGTAATAGTTGCCTCCCAGGAGGAGATGTTATCATCACAGGCTTTGATCTCAGAAGATCCTTCTTTCGCCTCTTTGGTGAGACGTTCGACTTCATGTTGAGCAGCTCGCGCTTTCTCGAGCAGAAGGATATGTGCCTGTTTCTGGGCATCCAGTCTGGCGCCATTTTCGCGTTTTTTCTGCACAGTACTTGCAAATTGGTCAATGATGGCCTCGATTTGGATAACTTTGCCTAGAATCTCATCAGAGGTAAGGGGGTtgtgcaatttcttcaaaaagttCAGGTGCCCAAAGGCAGCAGAGGGGTTCTCTTCAATGGATTTAAGCACATCTTCCCGTGCGTATTCCATGGATAACTTCAAGAGCAGAGAATCTTGGCGTACTGAAGAGTTTATTTCGGCATCAGATGAGGACGAAGCACCAGGAATCTTTTCACTAGAGGTGTTGGCTTGACTTGTGGTCAGCAGGAGTCGAAGGGCTGCAGCAGGGTCTTCGTCTTGCATTTGAATGAATGTATCTTCTGCGATCCCTATGCTAGCGGAAAGCTTAGATGTCGAAGACGCCGAGTAAATGTTCGAACCTCCAGCTTCAGCCTCTTCTACGGCCTCTTCATCGGAAAAGTTTTCTTCGGATGAACTTTTCTGACTCGATCCATGAGGACTGCTGGATCCAATGCCTTGACCTTCACCCTGTTCCTCAACATTCACTGCATCCATCTCAGGAGCGGGAGATGTTCGAGCATGTGAGGGTATTTCTTCTATAGAAACATTTTGTTGTACCTGATTCGAATTATCATGGAAAAAGCTTAACAAATAGTTTCGTATAAGCTATGATTTAAAACACAttaagaggatgatacctcgaCGGCAGGTTGTTCTTGTGGTGAGTCCGGTTGATCGACAGGGTTGCCCATCTCAGCAACAGAAGGAGTAGCCTCTACTTCAGTGCCGTCAATATCGGTCGAAGGTGGTTGGACGTCAACAGGTTGATTGTCACCTTGTTCTTTTGAAGGcttggtttttttctttttcttcttgattGGCTCACCACCCTCAACAGCCACAGAAGGTTCAGGCTCGACCTgcttcactttctttttcttcttaggcATTTGAGCCTGGGAATTGCCTGCCTCTGTTTGTTCAGCAGACTTGGTCGAAGTCGCAggtaactttctttttcttataagaggtctttcctcttcttcctgCATTACGAGGGTAAAGAATTGTCAGAATATAGACTTGAAAGAAAGCTATAATATTGACATTAGAAATAAAACTTGCATCTTTCTCTTCGTCTAATTCGACGATCGCATGCTTCGAGCGTTTTGAAGTCGTGGTAGTATCAATGCTATCATCTTTCTTTTGActctgaaaaaataaagaaatatgagGCAAGACGTTAAGAGTAAGAGATAAGTTCAGAAGAGTTACCTTCTCTTCTTGTTTCCCTTCTTGGATCTTCACCCCAGTGGGTTTCTTGGGTCTCACATCAGCTCGAGACGTTTCAGCACTTTTCTTCGTCATGATTGTTTTGCctgaaaaataagaatattagaAAAGGCAAAAATACATATCAATTTAGAAAGTCAAAAGTAATTTAATACCTCGAGCTTGAAGGTTTGAGCGGATATTCTCGACCGTTGGTTGTGTAAAACCACTCTCAAGTCTGGAGATCATGATAGTAGTGTCTCCAACTGAACGGGTCGAATAATATTTCTCCCACCAGGTAACAAACCCCATGGTGCAGAAATGGGAATGGTTGAACTCAAAAGGATGCAGGTTATATTTTTCATCAAGAGAAatcttcaaaaacttcttgaaaGTCTTTTCCGAAAGATTGGCCCCTCTTATAACGTCTCGAGGATCTTCGAACAAGCTTTTAGGACGGATTTGCGAGAGGCCAAATTGTCTTGAAACCAAATTAGGCTGGTATCCAACCAGGCCTAAATAGTTCGATTGAACACCTGTACGACAAGACAGGATCTGTGGATTCAAGTAAAATGACCATATTTCGTTCACTTCTTCTTCATTGTCCGGATCGACAGCAGGAAAATAGTCAGTGAACCAGGCCGGGCCAACCTCTCGACTAATGAATGGAGCATGTTGGGGAAGAAACTTGTCAAAGCTCAGAAAAATCCTCATGTACTTTAGGAACAGCTTTTGTGGGTTTTGATCTAAGGTCTTGGGTGTTAATCGAAGTGCTCTCTGGCCTTCGATCGAGCGATTCGCAACTTCTTCAGCATAATCTTCTGGGATTATTAATCCCATTTCTTGTTCGAAAGTGGCATTAAGCCACAATTGGAGAAGCCACATAGGTCCGGACACTAAGAAGGAAGACCCATCCTTCGATTTCTTCAGATCATCACATGCCTCACCAAGCGATTCGTATAGCACTGCTAACAAGAGGCGTCCAAATCCAAAGTTCTGACCTTCATGAATTTGTAATGCCATTGGAATAAATCTTTTGGCTACTTGCAAGGATTTCGTGCAGAAGACATAGTGGGATAGCCACAGGGTTAAGAAGGCTACGTGCTCTTCATCGGAAACCTCCTCTTCGACGGGTCCTTTGTGTTCAGCTATATATTTGGAAAAGGTATTCTCCTTATATACTAGCTTGATATTGTCACTAGAATTAGTGGGGTCATAAGTTTCTccgctaggcctaaggcctgtgAGGGCGGCTACATCTAAGAGAGTGGGGGTCATCATACCACATTTAAATTGAAAGGTGTTGGTAGAAGACTCGAAAAAGTGCATAGCTGCTATCAGCATTTCTGGTCGATATTCAGGACCAGATCGAGAGAAttgtatcaaatcaaagatgccATGTGTCTTCCAGAAATCCTCATACGCTTGTTCGACTCGATCAAGCCAAGGTAGGTAATCCCTATGGGCTATTGACGGGGCGGATCGAAAGAGTTTGTGGGGTTTGCTTAAACAATTAAAGTTGTAAGGCTCACTATCAAAAACCCTAGGTTCGCAAGTTGGGTAGCAGGGAAATACCTTGTTCATTTTACTCGAAAGTGATGCTTGGTCTGGCAGGGGTCCACCGAAAGCGTAAACTGTTCTTTCCACTGCGAAAGGGATCATCACCTCCGATTCCTAGGTTTCTGTGTGTTCGGCGTCACCATGTGGTTCTGGAACCACCTTTTCTCCATCAGTCCTGACTGTAAAACGGTGCCATTTCCCAGCAAACGGAACTGCTTGTCCTTGCGACATTATAAGAAATCTGAAAAGGGATGATTTTCTCGTGAAGGGTTTGGTAGCTGATAGAATCAGTGAGTAAAAGCTTGGACTCACGGAGAACAATGGCAAAGCTCAGAGATACGGTGAGGTTGATGATGAAAggagtagcaagttgatatctGGAAATGGAAAGGTTTCGCCGGAAATAATGgaagcaaagaagaagaaaaggtttcggaagcaaagaagaagaaaggtttTTGGAAGAAGCTGaaggggttttttttttgtctggaGTTCTGGCGCTATTTATGGagtttcactttaaaaaaaaggaaaaacaatataataagaATCAAGGGTCAAAAATCAATCACATCAGATTTCCCTTTTGACTCCCCAGCGTGACACGTGTCCCACTCTGCCTAGAAAGGTGGAATTAATGATGGGTAGTGGGAGATCGAGGCGACGGTTACCATTAAACGTGCCATCGTGTCGCCGTTCCAGGGAAACTgttagaagaagagaaaaaatgtcaACTTCTCATCTTCCTTCGATCTCGAATCGAAGCAGACATTTTTTGGGGGCAATTTGTTAGCCCATATTTTTTATGAGCTAAAATATGCTCTAAATACGCATTAGATGTCGTCTTGAATTTCGAAGCGTATTAAAGAGTAAGAGTCTTGTCAGATCCTGTTCGAatcgaaaagaaagaagagtttATTGAAAGGGATTCACGGGATCAAAGAAGTATTTATGAAGTATAAGGCTAAGACAAGAAAAAGGGCTTCGAACCATTGGGCGATTCGAACTGGTGTATGGTCGAGTCGAAGTCAAGGCAGCAAGATTTCTGGACTTAGCACAATTTCTAACAAAACTTCACAAAATCAGTTCGACTTCGAGCAATGTGGATAACCGTTCTAAAGAGCAGTTATATGCATGCAAGGTGTACGTAGCAGGACACTTGGCATTAGGATAATGTTCGACCGTTAGGACAGTTTATTTTCgaatgtctatatatagcaGTTTTTAGTCAGATTTCGAGGTCGCAAATCATTTATACAAATCCTTATACACTCAAAGTACCCAGCGCAGAGAGAAACGAGTACGCAAGGAGAATGTATGTTTGTGGACCATTTTAAGTTCCTGTAAACTTTACATTTCGAATGCAATGCAATTTACGTTTCACTTTATAATTCCTGtcttttaaatggttcattcgatcgaatgaactCGTTGAGCCTTTTAATTCTGCAATTTATCTTCCCTTGTCAAGTTACTTTCAGCATTTCGATTCTGTCAAAGAATTTTCCTTTCTGCAAATTTCGAACCAATGAATGTTTGTTGCAATGATGAACATTAAAGGCTTTACGTTTAAAGCGAACACACAAATGGCATGCTCCTGAGATTCACTAGTTGATCTCGCAAGCAATTAACTTAGACTAGCGATTGTTTACCAAATTTCAGCGTAAACACTGCCATATTACGTCATTGAGTGGGGGAATATGCTCTCTTGTTTGTAGAATTCA is a window from the Glycine max cultivar Williams 82 chromosome 2, Glycine_max_v4.0, whole genome shotgun sequence genome containing:
- the LOC121173193 gene encoding uncharacterized protein; this translates as MQEEEERPLIRKRKLPATSTKSAEQTEAGNSQAQMPKKKKKVKQVEPEPSVAVEGGEPIKKKKKKTKPSKEQGDNQPVDVQPPSTDIDGTEVEATPSVAEMGNPVDQPDSPQEQPAVEVQQNVSIEEIPSHARTSPAPEMDAVNVEEQGEGQGIGSSSPHGSSQKSSSEENFSDEEAVEEAEAGGSNIYSASSTSKLSASIGIAEDTFIQMQDEDPAAALRLLLTTSQANTSSEKIPGASSSSDAEINSSVRQDSLLLKLSMEYAREDVLKSIEENPSAAFGHLNFLKKLHNPLTSDEILGKVIQIEAIIDQFASTVQKKRENGARLDAQKQAHILLLEKARAAQHEVERLTKEAKEGSSEIKACDDNISSWEATITDLLSQVDDLRQKIVTEQAKRKELQEKAANSIQKLVAKKGKEGLKAFSASQAVADEARVMESADQVLTKEMATLKKLYEDLVMH
- the LOC106797188 gene encoding uncharacterized protein; translation: MDESNHDMVNMLTQQIGTVINPLIQNTNDSYQMLTNQISRIADFFGAPPIQQPPIRQIQIQAPVQEIQMPNNPGMQMTQAPQPLARIEPPAQQVEPNPGIVLVNRNQNADEVIGNIQQNRFDRQNNLAQMVETILVQNGLNLGLHRPNFVSPLSEYVLQTELPRGVKIPKFTKFAGETNESTVEHIARYLVEAGDLANNENLRMKFFPNSLTKNAFTWFTTLPPHSIHNWNQLERIFHEQFYMGQSKISLKELASVRRKAPESIDDYLNRFRLLKARDMAQLADRVRQLERLKAEKARNSKFHKKEKVAYVETNDSDQEFDIIYEDIEDNEVDLAELKPGPPYVCKLLRPSNGKNPVEPKNDKFVSKTYTFDITKCDEIFDLLVTDGQIVVPKGLKVPPIEQQKKRGYCKFHNFLGHKTSRCVLFRDLVQKALDEGRLKFGEKPKVVQANAETSKAAETLYAEPQEIMMVETMELSQVQVQGISEEDYNEQMKVVYPQAEEDLIDFLNRCKLENKIVMLCPRCSAVCDREATEGLKKYQVVNKGAMQNQRFDKGKRVMVQSNTNQKSGRRNTFAPPDSVPVEKWMHQGLIRFNKGAMEVGGSSGTKQIGPQEANRYSYRNNYRGKNPMTRTQWRRFQRQKKLAQQNLQTGQYKEVSRRPVKERLLPPVDEDKMEDEDLLDSEPDFDVICVVSILPSEYDVQSEVTEIESEFDHFDMADPKPVCYYVMNNGCVEEQLAYFEKPDFQMKSHLKPLFIRAKVENIGINKVLIDGGAAVNLMPRSMLYKIGKHDTDLSAHNIVLSNYEGKTGYSLGAIQVDVAVGSIVRPTLFLVIQSKANFNLLLGREWIHGVGAVPSTLHQKLIIWREDGIVENIEADQSFYKSEVDNVTAQTFDKKLANIAPCGDKEAVVESSDNVIHSVKLHPTYGFIWEREEIDIVPSEDGVIPPTGWNIHED